Proteins encoded together in one Thermodesulfobacteriota bacterium window:
- a CDS encoding metalloregulator ArsR/SmtB family transcription factor: MTDSQQPSRKAEILKALGHPIRVSILEILRRGEECVCRIYPRIESTQPNTSKHLAVLKQAGILDSRQEGTMTFYWVTDTRVYEILELVGEMVRREERGRLREAV; the protein is encoded by the coding sequence GTGACCGATTCCCAGCAACCCAGCCGCAAGGCAGAAATCCTGAAGGCCCTCGGCCACCCCATCCGCGTCTCGATCCTCGAGATCCTGCGACGGGGCGAGGAGTGCGTCTGCCGGATCTATCCTCGGATCGAGAGTACACAGCCCAACACCTCCAAACACCTCGCCGTGCTGAAGCAGGCGGGGATACTGGACTCCCGACAGGAGGGCACGATGACCTTCTACTGGGTAACGGATACCCGGGTGTACGAGATCCTGGAGTTGGTCGGCGAGATGGTGCGGCGGGAGGAGCGCGGTCGCCTGCGAGAGGCAGTGTAG
- a CDS encoding thioredoxin family protein, whose translation MTRSWRKLAVPALFLAGLAAAGWLGTRYGLDLAAETSVAVLLPDAVAAPLKPGQRVTFVELGSEGCKPCEAMKPVMRALRDRHPEQVQVVFHDVRKDPSQAGRYRIRLIPTQVFLLPDGTEFFRHEGYLPLEEVEKVLRGMGVGTAKEEG comes from the coding sequence GTGACCCGGTCATGGCGAAAGCTCGCGGTACCTGCTCTCTTCCTGGCGGGGCTCGCGGCTGCAGGCTGGCTGGGGACGCGCTACGGGCTCGATCTGGCGGCGGAGACCTCGGTTGCGGTCCTTCTCCCCGACGCCGTGGCGGCGCCCCTGAAACCCGGCCAGAGGGTGACCTTCGTCGAGCTCGGCAGCGAGGGCTGCAAGCCCTGCGAGGCCATGAAGCCGGTGATGCGGGCGCTGAGGGACCGGCACCCGGAGCAGGTGCAGGTCGTCTTCCACGACGTTCGCAAGGACCCCTCCCAGGCGGGACGCTACCGGATCCGGCTCATTCCCACCCAGGTGTTTCTGCTGCCCGACGGCACCGAGTTCTTCCGCCACGAGGGGTATCTTCCCCTGGAGGAGGTGGAGAAGGTGCTGCGGGGGATGGGGGTGGGGACGGCGAAGGAGGAAGGGTGA
- a CDS encoding thioredoxin family protein, which yields MVIRRVRLLAAAVVLAAAGTAAASAQGPLGEEARAAGKPLIVDFGMTRCLQCIEQSKTMDELEGVIGDRVLLKFVHVGKEEELAEVYKVLLIPTLVYFDAQGREVFRNVGQMKKEPMLAKARQLGLIE from the coding sequence ATGGTGATCCGGCGGGTGCGCTTGCTCGCAGCGGCGGTGGTCCTTGCAGCGGCCGGAACGGCGGCCGCCTCGGCTCAGGGTCCCCTGGGAGAGGAAGCCCGCGCCGCGGGCAAGCCCCTGATCGTGGACTTCGGGATGACCCGGTGCCTCCAGTGCATCGAGCAGTCCAAGACCATGGACGAGCTCGAGGGGGTCATCGGCGACCGGGTGCTGCTCAAGTTCGTCCACGTGGGCAAGGAAGAGGAGCTGGCAGAGGTCTACAAGGTGCTCCTCATCCCCACCCTGGTGTACTTCGACGCCCAGGGCAGAGAGGTCTTCCGCAACGTGGGCCAGATGAAGAAGGAACCCATGCTCGCCAAAGCCCGGCAGCTCGGTCTCATCGAATGA
- a CDS encoding permease, whose protein sequence is MKERDKLLLIVGVFLAAYYVPVEHARVQSAILESFFMLQDYARAHVLTCLVPAFFIAGAIAVFVSQGAVLQYLGAKANRVLAYSVASVSGTVLAVCSCTVLPLFAGIYGRGAGIGPATAFLYSGPAINVLAIVMTAKVLGPELGIARAVGAVAFAVAVGLLMALTFRRSEAERQAGFAEIPEEEPARPLWKNAAYMLAMVAVLVFGAWGEPREPVGWAMAVFDVKWYLSGAGLLATLVMVWAWFSRDERSEWVESTWGFAKQILPLLFAGVLVAGFLLGMPGRDAGLIPSAWVAKLVGGNSLGANLFASVAGALMYFATLTEVPILQGLLGSGMGSGPALALLLAGPALSLPNMLVIRVVLGTKKTAVFVTYVILLSTVAGMIFGALFPHLTLRG, encoded by the coding sequence ATGAAGGAACGGGACAAGCTCCTCCTGATCGTGGGCGTCTTCCTGGCCGCCTACTACGTGCCGGTAGAGCACGCCCGGGTCCAGTCGGCCATCCTCGAGTCCTTCTTCATGCTCCAGGACTACGCCCGCGCCCACGTGCTCACGTGCCTGGTCCCGGCCTTCTTCATCGCCGGAGCGATCGCGGTCTTCGTGAGCCAGGGGGCGGTGCTCCAATATCTGGGCGCCAAGGCCAACCGCGTGCTCGCCTACTCCGTGGCGTCGGTCTCGGGCACGGTGCTCGCCGTGTGCTCGTGCACCGTGCTCCCCCTCTTTGCCGGCATCTACGGACGAGGCGCCGGCATCGGGCCGGCCACGGCGTTCCTCTACTCGGGGCCCGCCATCAACGTGCTCGCCATCGTGATGACCGCCAAGGTTCTGGGGCCCGAGCTGGGGATCGCCCGGGCGGTGGGGGCGGTAGCCTTCGCGGTAGCCGTGGGGCTCCTCATGGCCCTTACCTTTCGCCGCTCCGAGGCCGAGCGCCAGGCGGGGTTCGCGGAGATCCCCGAGGAGGAGCCGGCCCGGCCCCTGTGGAAGAACGCCGCCTACATGCTGGCCATGGTGGCGGTGCTGGTCTTCGGCGCCTGGGGCGAGCCCCGGGAGCCCGTGGGATGGGCCATGGCGGTCTTCGACGTCAAGTGGTACCTCTCGGGGGCCGGCCTCCTGGCCACGCTCGTCATGGTCTGGGCCTGGTTCTCCCGGGACGAGCGCTCCGAGTGGGTGGAGTCCACCTGGGGCTTCGCCAAACAGATCCTTCCGCTCCTCTTCGCGGGGGTGCTGGTCGCGGGCTTCCTCCTCGGCATGCCCGGGCGGGACGCCGGGCTCATCCCGAGCGCGTGGGTCGCGAAACTGGTGGGCGGCAACTCCCTGGGGGCGAACCTCTTTGCCTCCGTGGCCGGAGCGCTCATGTACTTCGCCACCCTGACCGAGGTGCCGATCCTCCAGGGTCTGCTGGGCAGCGGCATGGGCAGCGGCCCCGCGCTGGCGCTCCTGCTCGCGGGGCCGGCCCTCTCGCTCCCCAACATGCTGGTGATCCGCGTGGTGCTGGGGACGAAGAAGACCGCGGTCTTCGTGACCTACGTAATCCTGCTCTCGACCGTCGCGGGCATGATCTTCGGAGCACTCTTTCCTCACCTGACCCTGAGAGGATGA
- a CDS encoding cytochrome c biogenesis protein CcdA: MGGLEAFLGNAQAYIQTNPWLAFAAVFVGGALTASNPCVLAMIPLVIGFVGGYEGISGWRKSFGFSLVFVCGLAVSFTAMGLIAVMVGRLFGDVGSFWPWVIALVCLAMAAHLWDLWTFSVPETLARYRPKHAGVIGAFTLGLLFGLVSAPCAAPILVVVLTYIASKGNLAYGLALLWTYAVGHCLLIVVAGTSMGVAKNLIQSRGLGRANLVFKRAAGVLIAFVGVFILWNGV, translated from the coding sequence ATGGGTGGCCTCGAAGCCTTCCTGGGAAATGCCCAGGCCTACATCCAGACCAATCCCTGGCTCGCCTTCGCCGCCGTCTTCGTGGGCGGTGCGCTGACGGCTTCCAATCCCTGCGTGCTGGCCATGATTCCCCTCGTGATCGGCTTCGTGGGGGGCTACGAGGGGATCTCGGGCTGGAGGAAGTCGTTTGGCTTCTCCCTGGTCTTCGTCTGCGGGCTGGCGGTGAGCTTTACCGCCATGGGGCTCATCGCCGTGATGGTGGGGCGCCTGTTCGGCGACGTGGGGAGCTTCTGGCCCTGGGTCATCGCGCTCGTGTGCCTGGCCATGGCCGCGCACCTGTGGGATCTCTGGACCTTCTCCGTGCCGGAGACTCTTGCACGGTACCGGCCCAAGCACGCCGGCGTGATCGGCGCCTTCACCCTGGGGCTCCTCTTCGGACTCGTCTCGGCCCCCTGCGCCGCGCCGATCCTCGTGGTGGTGCTCACCTACATCGCGTCGAAGGGCAACCTGGCCTACGGCCTGGCCCTTCTGTGGACGTACGCCGTGGGCCACTGCCTGCTCATCGTCGTCGCGGGCACGAGCATGGGGGTGGCCAAGAACCTGATCCAGTCCCGGGGCCTGGGCCGGGCGAATCTGGTGTTCAAGAGGGCGGCTGGCGTCCTCATCGCGTTCGTGGGCGTGTTCATCCTGTGGAACGGGGTGTGA
- a CDS encoding thioredoxin family protein translates to MKIEVLGTGCMKCNKLYEAAKEAVAKSGAKAEVSKVEDLGEIMKRGVMVTPALAVDGQIKSAGKVLKPDDIAKFLG, encoded by the coding sequence ATGAAGATCGAAGTGCTCGGAACCGGCTGCATGAAGTGCAACAAGCTCTATGAGGCGGCCAAGGAGGCCGTGGCCAAGAGCGGCGCGAAGGCCGAGGTGAGCAAGGTCGAGGACCTGGGAGAGATCATGAAGCGGGGGGTGATGGTCACACCCGCGCTTGCCGTGGACGGGCAGATCAAGTCCGCGGGCAAGGTGCTCAAGCCCGACGACATCGCGAAGTTCCTGGGGTGA
- a CDS encoding type II toxin-antitoxin system VapC family toxin, translated as MILVDSCGWLEVFTDGPAAGTYASLLARPEELLVPTVVLYEVYKILVRTAGEETALRCSGFMQQAHIAPLDAPLALEAADLSMKQRLAMADAIVYATAVRYRAELATSDSDLEGLPGVRFIAK; from the coding sequence GTGATCCTCGTGGACTCGTGCGGTTGGCTCGAGGTCTTCACCGACGGTCCCGCCGCCGGCACCTACGCGAGTCTTCTGGCCCGTCCGGAGGAGCTGCTCGTACCCACGGTGGTGCTCTACGAGGTGTACAAGATCCTCGTGAGGACCGCGGGGGAGGAGACGGCCCTGCGTTGCTCCGGGTTCATGCAGCAAGCCCACATCGCACCGCTGGACGCTCCTCTGGCGCTCGAAGCCGCCGACCTCTCGATGAAGCAGCGCCTCGCCATGGCCGACGCCATCGTGTACGCAACCGCGGTACGGTACCGAGCCGAGCTCGCCACCTCTGACTCCGACCTCGAAGGGCTGCCCGGGGTGCGCTTCATCGCCAAGTGA
- a CDS encoding AbrB/MazE/SpoVT family DNA-binding domain-containing protein codes for METTVSSKYQVVIPRPVREAAGLRPQQKLQVFEKGGIVYLVPVPSLEDLRGIARGIDLRGYREKTERLP; via the coding sequence ATGGAGACGACGGTATCCTCCAAATACCAGGTGGTCATTCCGCGGCCGGTCCGGGAGGCGGCCGGGCTGCGCCCCCAGCAGAAGCTCCAGGTCTTCGAGAAAGGGGGCATCGTCTATCTGGTACCCGTACCCTCCCTGGAGGATCTGCGCGGCATCGCGAGAGGGATCGACCTCCGCGGCTACCGCGAGAAGACCGAGCGCCTCCCGTGA